From Pontibacter actiniarum, a single genomic window includes:
- the purD gene encoding phosphoribosylamine--glycine ligase produces the protein MNVLVIGSGGREHAIAWKLSQSEFCDKVFVAPGNAGTAKFGTTAAVDIHDFEELGKFAADFNIMMVVVGPENSLVEGIHDYFQSSEYLKHILVIGPKKAGAMLEGSKDFCKAFLQRHNIPTARYKTFTEATFKDAVEYLKTQSYPTVIKADGLAAGKGVIIAQDYEEAFDALDAMLRNKRFGNASSKVVIEEYLQGIELSVFILTDGKDYVLLPEAKDYKRIGEGDTGLNTGGMGAISPVPFASEAFMQKVKERVIEPTLRGMQADQLDYTGFLFIGLMNVNGDPYVIEYNVRLGDPETEAILPRIKSDLFMLFKALHEHKLGEFELEIDPRTATTVILASGGYPEGYEKGKEISGLENVPEGVLVFHAGTKQLNGKLLNTGGRVFAVTALGDTMEQALEKANAAAEAITWQDRYYRRDIGFDLRKLSV, from the coding sequence ATGAACGTACTTGTGATAGGTTCTGGCGGCCGCGAGCATGCCATAGCCTGGAAACTAAGCCAGAGCGAGTTCTGCGATAAAGTGTTTGTAGCCCCGGGCAACGCCGGTACCGCCAAGTTCGGTACTACTGCTGCCGTAGATATCCATGACTTTGAGGAGCTGGGCAAGTTCGCCGCCGACTTCAACATTATGATGGTGGTGGTGGGCCCTGAAAACTCCCTGGTGGAGGGAATACACGACTACTTCCAGAGCTCGGAGTACCTGAAGCATATCCTGGTGATCGGGCCTAAAAAAGCTGGTGCCATGCTGGAGGGGAGCAAAGATTTCTGCAAGGCCTTTCTGCAGCGCCACAACATCCCGACGGCACGCTACAAGACCTTTACAGAGGCCACGTTCAAGGACGCCGTGGAGTACCTGAAGACGCAGAGCTACCCGACCGTGATCAAGGCCGACGGCCTGGCGGCTGGTAAGGGTGTGATCATAGCCCAGGACTACGAGGAGGCGTTTGATGCACTGGATGCCATGCTGCGCAACAAGCGCTTTGGCAACGCCAGCAGCAAAGTGGTGATTGAAGAGTACCTGCAGGGCATTGAGCTGTCAGTGTTTATACTTACCGATGGAAAGGACTACGTGCTGCTGCCGGAGGCGAAAGACTATAAGCGCATCGGGGAGGGAGATACAGGGCTGAACACAGGTGGCATGGGGGCTATTTCGCCGGTTCCGTTTGCCAGCGAGGCGTTTATGCAGAAAGTGAAGGAGCGTGTGATAGAGCCCACGCTGCGCGGTATGCAGGCAGACCAGCTGGACTACACCGGCTTCCTGTTTATCGGACTGATGAACGTGAACGGCGATCCGTATGTGATTGAGTACAACGTGCGTCTCGGTGACCCGGAGACGGAGGCGATCCTGCCGCGCATCAAATCGGACCTGTTTATGCTGTTTAAGGCGCTGCACGAGCACAAGCTGGGAGAGTTTGAACTGGAGATAGATCCGCGCACCGCTACCACCGTTATACTTGCCTCTGGCGGCTATCCGGAGGGGTATGAGAAGGGCAAGGAGATTTCCGGGCTGGAGAACGTGCCGGAAGGGGTGCTGGTGTTCCACGCTGGCACAAAGCAGTTAAACGGGAAGCTGCTGAACACGGGCGGCCGTGTGTTTGCCGTAACCGCCCTCGGCGATACCATGGAGCAGGCCCTGGAGAAGGCAAATGCCGCCGCTGAGGCCATTACCTGGCAAGACCGCTACTACCGCCGCGACATTGGCTTTGATCTGCGCAAACTGAGCGTATAA
- a CDS encoding BrxA/BrxB family bacilliredoxin has translation MYPEYMVAPIREDLTSAGFEQLMTPEEVEQAVKTNGTVLLAVNSVCGCAASKARPALKMAVAAADKKPSKLVTVFAGMEQDAVAKAREHMLPYPPSSPSIALFKDGELVHMIERYHIEGNELHRIVDNLKGAFEAYC, from the coding sequence ATGTACCCTGAATATATGGTTGCCCCTATCCGTGAGGACCTTACCTCAGCGGGTTTTGAGCAATTAATGACTCCTGAAGAAGTAGAGCAGGCAGTAAAAACGAATGGCACCGTACTGTTAGCGGTAAACTCTGTATGCGGCTGTGCCGCCTCCAAAGCACGCCCTGCGCTTAAAATGGCCGTGGCAGCTGCTGACAAGAAGCCAAGCAAGCTGGTGACGGTATTTGCCGGCATGGAGCAGGACGCCGTGGCAAAAGCACGTGAGCACATGCTGCCTTACCCACCGTCTTCCCCGTCTATCGCGCTGTTTAAAGACGGAGAGCTGGTGCACATGATCGAGCGTTACCACATCGAGGGCAACGAGCTGCACCGCATCGTGGATAACCTGAAAGGGGCGTTCGAGGCTTACTGCTAA